The DNA segment GATAGCCTCCGTTCGTAGCTGTCGCACCAGTTCCTTCACCTTAGGACATACCCGACGTATATCCTCTTTCGTTACTGTTTCTGCTGAAGGGCAGTCCCTGTCAGCCACGCAGGTTCCAAGATGCAGGTTGTAGACAATCGGATAATATTGGCATCCTTCGGGTCTCGCATCATATATTTTGCATGATTTGGATTCCTTATCATAGAAATAGCAATATCCATCGATATTCTTGAGCTCAATGAAGCCGTCTGGGGCTTTTCTAGCGTAATCGTCGCGGGAATAGCCAAGAGAGTTGATACGGTTGATGTCCTTCTTGGTTAGCGTCATCTCTGTTTTTGTACAGCAAATGCGCACTTCGTCGCAATCCCCGTTGTGATTACATTCGAAAGGTGGCAGAGTCAGTCGTCCCTCTACTTTTCCTTTTCTAGTGATTGGCTATTAGTTGTATGGTATGCCTTCGCCCCAGGAACCTCAAGTAACAGCAATCTAAACTAAAAACACAACAATGGAACCTGTCAAAATGAAAGAAAACGGCAACTGTTTCCTAATGCCTTAATCTCCTGAGCAAGGATAATCTGCCACTCTTGCCTAGTTTGTCTTTTGAATCAAGAGAATCGATGACACGCAGCTTCTTGCCCGTTATCTTTTGAAATGCTCTCGCTCGAACCGCTCTGACATGTTTGAGAAGATTCATTGATTCTGATGGGCGAGAACCTAATGTCTTGTTGATGCTAAACACCTCAAGAAGCCGATCTAGAATATTCATTCTCATCCATGCTCTTCAGTGTGAATGACCTCAAAAGCCTTTGCAACATTGCAGATATGACAACACGAAAGATGGACCGTTTGTAGCCAAAGCGCTAAATACGCAGAAACAAAGCCAAACTTGGACAGTAGTGGAGCTGTGATATGGTGAGGATAGCCATCCTGAATAAAGACGCTTGCAGGCCAGATGATTGCACCCATGAATGCAGACGGTTTTGTCCTCAAGTAAGAACTGGTGTCGATGCTGTCATTTTTCCTGATGGACAGGATGAACCACCCACAATTGTTGAAGATTTGTGTTCAGGCTGCGGTATGTGCGTGAAGAAGTGCCCCTATAATCATCAGGGGGCTGTAATTAAGATTATCAACCTGCCAGAGGAACTTGATACCGATACGAGCCATCGGTATGGTGTTAATGCATTCAAGCTATTCCGCCTTCCGATTCCCAAGGAATCACAGGTCTTGGGTCTGATTGGACCTAATGGCGTTGGCAAAACCACAGCTATTCGTATCTTGGCTGGAGAAATTAAACCTAACCTTGGACGATTTGAAAATCCTCCAGACTGGGATGAAATCATTCGTGAGTTCAGAGGATCTGAGCTTCAACCATTCTTTGAGAAAATCCAGGAAGGTTCTATTGTTCCTATCCATAAACCTCAGAACATAACCGGTCTGTCAGAAGTGGAATCGATTGCTGGAAAACCAATCAGCGCCCTTCTGGAATCTTCAGATAGTTCAGGTCGATTGTCTGAGATGAAAACCGAACTCAATCTGCAAGACATTTGGGATCGAGATGTTGGACACCTGAGCGGTGGCGAGCTACAACGTGTGGCAATCACTGCGGCGATTGTTCGAGAAGGCGACATTTACTTCTTTGACGAGCCTACGGCCTATCTGGATGTTCGAGAACGCCTCCGTGTTGCCAGAGCGATTCGTGACTTATCCGACCTTGGAAAGACAGTGGTCGTTGTTGAGCATGACTTGTCTATCTTGGATTACGTCTCTGATTTGATTTGCATGCTTTATGGTGACCCGGGAGCTTATGGTATCGTTTCTCATCCGCATGGAACAAGAAAAGGTATCAACATATTTCTTGATGGATACATTCCTGATGAGAATATGCGTTTCAGGGACACATCCATTACTTTCAAGGGGATGTCTGCTGATGATAGGGAATTCAAAGGAGCTCAGGCATTCATCCGCTATGACAATATGACCAAAGAATTCGAAGACTTCAAGCTTGAAGTTCATGCTGGCGAAGTGTCGAAAGGTCAGATTATTGGCATATTGGGTGCAAACGGTATAGGAAAAACAACTTTCGTGAAGATGTTAGCCGGAGTATTGGAGCCAGACGAGGGTGAAGCTCCCAATACGACTATAACCGGTATGGAGTTGCAAGTCAGCTACAAGCCCCAGTATATTAGTGCAGATTATGAGGGGACAGTCAGAATGTATCTACGAAAGGTGGGTAAAGGTAGAGAGGCCACTTCACAGTTCAAGACTACGGTTATTCGAAATATGGGTCTTGAGCATCTACTAGAGAATTATGTTCCGGATTTGAGTGGGGGTGAGCTCCAACGTGTAGCTATTGCTGGATGTCTGGCCCGAGATGCAGATATATACTTGTTAGACGAGCCTTCTGCCTTCCTCGATATAGAGCAACGGCTTGCATCAGCACGAGCAATTGGGCGTATCATCCGTAACAATATGAAGACCGCCTTTGTAGTTGAGCATTCCATTCTCATGGCTGACTACCTGAGTGATTCAATGATTCATTTTGACGGTATCCCTGGGAAGCATGGTTATGCATCAAAGGTCATAACTGTGAAGCAGGGAATGAATTCCTTCTTGAAAGAGATGGGTGTAACCTTCAGACGTGATCCGCAAACTGGACGTCCCCGAGTTAACAAAGAGGGCTCTCAGATGGATCAGAAACAGAAGGCTGAGGGTGACTACTGGGGTTCCCCCTCCTAGTTCTGAATTCACGCTATGCCCCGATACCAATAGTCTTTGTTAGCCTCGCTCTTCTCCTCATCCATCTCAGCAAGGATTCGTATGGTCTCATTACCACAACGGATTGCGTTCTCTTCCCCTTGTACGCGGAATTCATCCTTTACCCTGTTTGCATAAACCGCACATATTGCACCAGTTCTGAATCCGTAAAGATTGCCTAGAGTGAAAAGGGTGGCCGCCTCCATCTCGAAGTTCATAACTTTTGCTCTCTGCAGTTCTTGAATCAGGGCTTCGCTGTAATCTTGTTTGTATCCTTCAAAACCTGGCCTTGATTGGCCAAGATAGAATGAGTCGGTTGAAGCAGATATCCCCAAATGATAGTTGATGTCTAGCGATTCTGCAGCTGTTACAGCTGCAAGCACCATCTCGTAGGAGGGACTGGCTGGATATTCTTGCCTGATATACTGGTCGCTAGTCCCTTCTAAGCGAACGGCCCCTGTTGATATGATGATATCCCCTATGTTGATTTCTGCTTGAAGCGTGGCTGTAGATCCTACCCGGAGAAAATCTCTAGCTCCCACATTAGCAAGCTCTTCAACTGCAATAGCCGTTCCCGGTCCTCCAATACCGGTTGAGCAGGCCGATATCTTCGTACCCTTGTACTTTCCTGTATGCGTGACAAATTGCCGGTGCACACCTTTTTGCTCATGACTATCCCAGAAACTGCTAATCTTTTCGACGCGACCAGGATCACCTGGCAATATAACGCTCGATGCAACATCACCCTCCTTTACTTCAAGATGATACTGCTCTCGTTCCTGTGTTTCGGGTCTCTCGGCAGATACTCTTCCTTCTTTCATGATATTGCACACCCATTTTCAATCTAAGATGGATTGCCCACTGACAATATAGGGAAACGAACATATGGCTTTGTCGGGATAAATACACCATGGAACCCTCCATTGTTGCTCCTTCGAAAAGGGGCTCGAATAGATACGTTACAACCGTTAACTCCGCAAGACACTACTTGCGTAAGAGAGACTTTTTGACATACGCGTCACAACTACTACCGGAACCACTTGGTTCAGAAACTTGGTCGCTTGCTTGGGGATATATTCGGCGATTTGATGATTTACTGGATTCCCCAACAATCAACAAGACACAGGCTGTAGCGTTACTGGAAAATGAGCAGTCAGTAGTAGAAAGAGGGTTTGACGGGAGCTTGAGAGTAGGTAGGAGCTCACCTAGACGTCATCATTGGCTTGCACAGTTCTTTGATAATGAAAGTACATTCTATTCGGGAAGGGCCCTTCGGCAGGTTCGAGACCTCTATGATAGTGCTTGGGGCGACGTAGACCGCCGAAACAAGATTCTTTCTCAGAATGAAATGGATCGACTACTCTACAAGAAGGCCAGAAGTTTCTTCAAATTGTATTTTATCCTCGGCCAGTTGGATCTGGAGGGTTACCTTGATGAATTCTCATATCTGCTGGGGATGGGCCTTGGCATGCTCGATGATATGCTTGACATTCTGACAGACCAGGACGCCGGATACATCAATATCACTCAAGAAGAGATGCAAACTCTTGGCATCGATTTGAATCCAAGAGACAAACTATTCGTTAAGAAGGCGATTGAAAGAGGATATATGACATATAAGGCGAAGAGGATTCTACGATTACTGCTTCGTGCCCGTCGACTTACCCGCCGATTAAGAATGTCGTTGATTCGGAAGTTCATTCTACGGCTAACTGAAGTTTTTGCAGCTCCAATATTCGAGGGCCGCTTCATTCCCGGACAGTCTTATTTCTTCAAAGGCGGAAGAATTGCTGATTTGATTCTGCCTAATAATGAGTCAATAGCATACAGAATGGGCCATCAGGTTCTCAAGGCAATATTGGCTGTTCCACAGGTAATTCCTGTTCTTTTCGAAAACCTTCATGATGAATGGGCAGAATCCGGAAAGGTGTGAGGTTATTCTGAAATAGGTGAGTAGAATTGCTGATGGGGACCCTAAATAATTTGGAATCTACCTGATTCCTGATATGGATGAATAGAAAAGCCTATTTTCTAGTTCCTACAAAAGGTCTAAATCCACGGGTGTGCATAGATTTGTGGGATGTAGAGTTTGAGCGTACGGCGTCGTTTCAAGACTTTCGTTACTGAGCAAAAGACCCTTCTTTTCTTTCAAATCATGATTCTGCTTGGGCTACTTATTCAAGTGATTATGTTTTTTGCCTATATTTGGTACGGACGGCCTCGTGAAGGAGATTACCTGGCCATTACACAGTTCTTCCTTGTGGCTGCAATATGGGTGCTCACCATCAACACTGGTATTGTCCTCTTCTGGTGGGTATCTAGACTTGGAAGTTGGCCTATAAGGGCCGCCTCATCTGATGACTTATCAGACACGGCGTAGTATGAAGTATCATTACCGGTGAATTTGACGA comes from the Candidatus Thorarchaeota archaeon genome and includes:
- a CDS encoding YkgJ family cysteine cluster protein, with product MRICCTKTEMTLTKKDINRINSLGYSRDDYARKAPDGFIELKNIDGYCYFYDKESKSCKIYDARPEGCQYYPIVYNLHLGTCVADRDCPSAETVTKEDIRRVCPKVKELVRQLRTEAIYDDS
- a CDS encoding ribosome biogenesis/translation initiation ATPase RLI, which codes for MRIAILNKDACRPDDCTHECRRFCPQVRTGVDAVIFPDGQDEPPTIVEDLCSGCGMCVKKCPYNHQGAVIKIINLPEELDTDTSHRYGVNAFKLFRLPIPKESQVLGLIGPNGVGKTTAIRILAGEIKPNLGRFENPPDWDEIIREFRGSELQPFFEKIQEGSIVPIHKPQNITGLSEVESIAGKPISALLESSDSSGRLSEMKTELNLQDIWDRDVGHLSGGELQRVAITAAIVREGDIYFFDEPTAYLDVRERLRVARAIRDLSDLGKTVVVVEHDLSILDYVSDLICMLYGDPGAYGIVSHPHGTRKGINIFLDGYIPDENMRFRDTSITFKGMSADDREFKGAQAFIRYDNMTKEFEDFKLEVHAGEVSKGQIIGILGANGIGKTTFVKMLAGVLEPDEGEAPNTTITGMELQVSYKPQYISADYEGTVRMYLRKVGKGREATSQFKTTVIRNMGLEHLLENYVPDLSGGELQRVAIAGCLARDADIYLLDEPSAFLDIEQRLASARAIGRIIRNNMKTAFVVEHSILMADYLSDSMIHFDGIPGKHGYASKVITVKQGMNSFLKEMGVTFRRDPQTGRPRVNKEGSQMDQKQKAEGDYWGSPS
- the udp gene encoding uridine phosphorylase; translated protein: MKEGRVSAERPETQEREQYHLEVKEGDVASSVILPGDPGRVEKISSFWDSHEQKGVHRQFVTHTGKYKGTKISACSTGIGGPGTAIAVEELANVGARDFLRVGSTATLQAEINIGDIIISTGAVRLEGTSDQYIRQEYPASPSYEMVLAAVTAAESLDINYHLGISASTDSFYLGQSRPGFEGYKQDYSEALIQELQRAKVMNFEMEAATLFTLGNLYGFRTGAICAVYANRVKDEFRVQGEENAIRCGNETIRILAEMDEEKSEANKDYWYRGIA